The following proteins come from a genomic window of Acidimicrobiales bacterium:
- the sppA gene encoding signal peptide peptidase SppA produces MTAVRSWFSSGRRLFLGAAALVAAVGALVGLGIAANRFAHHVNGFIEVTAIVVVGMILLGVAAGALRPGLPPGTVLELDLAQLPPEATGPNLLSQARGRRQLSMRETVELLERAATDRRVSGLLVYATFDRAGMAQTQELRDAILALRRAGKPAVAFSDTFGELGGGNASYYLATACDEIVLQPSGDVGFVGLAREMNFVRRALDRVGVEPLFEGRHEYKSAASQLLHTSLTEPEREQLQRILDSQFGQIVAGVVEARGLTAERARRLADAGPLAADEARVAGLVDRLGYRDEARSRAKERAGNGASLLYLDRYAKRARRGGRGRRPTVAVITATGAIVRRRAAPNPLTGLDQIQAERTAEAIRQAVANRKVRAIVMRVDSPGGSAVASDAIWRETVLARQAGKPLVVTMGNVAGSGGYYISTAADRIVAQPGTVTGSIGVIAGKPVLAEAKERVGLSVDEAHTSQNALMWSLNRAFDDTGRERFSKSLDVIYDTFVTRVAEGRSLSREQVHELARGRVWTGEDARAIGLVDTLGGFPAALAAARELAGLRAGAPVRTKSFPKRVAPLAALRGSTGDSSDDLRARLHGVLDALGPLRQLAGELGLSDARGELHMQSDPHSWLIR; encoded by the coding sequence GTGACCGCGGTGCGATCGTGGTTCTCCAGCGGACGGCGGTTGTTCCTGGGTGCTGCCGCCCTGGTCGCTGCAGTCGGCGCGCTGGTGGGCCTGGGAATCGCGGCAAACCGGTTCGCCCACCACGTCAACGGGTTCATCGAGGTCACCGCCATCGTCGTCGTCGGGATGATCCTCCTGGGCGTGGCGGCCGGTGCACTGCGTCCGGGCCTTCCTCCGGGCACGGTGCTGGAGCTGGACCTCGCCCAGCTGCCGCCGGAGGCGACCGGCCCGAACCTGCTCTCCCAGGCCCGAGGGCGCCGGCAGCTCTCGATGCGCGAGACGGTGGAGCTCCTCGAACGGGCGGCGACCGACCGGCGGGTGTCGGGTTTGTTGGTGTACGCCACGTTCGACCGGGCCGGGATGGCCCAGACCCAGGAGCTGCGCGACGCGATCCTGGCTCTACGCCGGGCGGGCAAGCCGGCGGTCGCCTTCAGTGACACGTTCGGTGAGCTCGGCGGCGGCAACGCGTCGTACTACCTGGCCACCGCGTGCGACGAGATCGTCCTCCAGCCGTCCGGTGACGTCGGCTTCGTGGGGCTCGCCCGAGAGATGAACTTCGTCAGGCGGGCTCTCGACCGGGTCGGCGTCGAACCGCTCTTCGAGGGGCGCCACGAGTACAAGAGCGCGGCCAGTCAGCTGCTCCACACCTCGCTCACCGAGCCCGAGCGCGAGCAGCTCCAGCGCATCCTCGACTCCCAGTTCGGACAGATCGTCGCCGGCGTGGTGGAGGCCCGAGGTCTGACGGCCGAAAGGGCGCGCCGGCTCGCCGACGCTGGCCCGCTCGCCGCCGACGAGGCCCGGGTCGCGGGCCTGGTCGACCGCCTCGGCTACCGAGACGAGGCCCGGTCACGGGCCAAAGAGCGGGCGGGCAACGGAGCGTCCCTGCTCTACCTCGATCGGTACGCCAAGCGCGCCCGTCGAGGTGGCAGAGGCCGACGACCGACCGTGGCCGTCATCACCGCCACCGGAGCCATCGTCAGGCGCCGCGCTGCGCCCAATCCCCTGACCGGCCTCGACCAGATCCAGGCCGAGCGCACCGCGGAGGCCATTCGCCAGGCGGTCGCCAACCGCAAGGTGCGGGCGATCGTGATGCGGGTCGACAGCCCTGGTGGTTCCGCCGTGGCGTCAGACGCCATCTGGCGCGAGACGGTGCTGGCCCGCCAGGCAGGCAAACCGCTCGTGGTCACGATGGGCAACGTCGCCGGCTCTGGCGGGTACTACATCTCGACCGCCGCCGATCGCATCGTCGCCCAACCGGGGACGGTCACGGGTTCCATCGGCGTCATCGCCGGCAAGCCCGTGCTGGCAGAGGCGAAGGAGCGCGTCGGCCTCAGCGTGGACGAGGCCCACACCAGCCAGAACGCCCTCATGTGGTCACTCAACCGCGCCTTCGATGACACCGGGAGGGAGCGGTTCTCCAAGTCGCTCGACGTGATCTACGACACCTTCGTGACGAGAGTGGCCGAGGGGCGGAGCCTGTCCAGGGAGCAGGTGCACGAGCTGGCGCGGGGCCGGGTATGGACGGGCGAGGACGCACGCGCCATCGGGCTCGTCGACACCCTGGGCGGCTTTCCCGCCGCGCTCGCCGCGGCCCGAGAGCTGGCTGGGCTGAGGGCCGGAGCCCCGGTGCGGACGAAGTCGTTCCCCAAGCGGGTCGCTCCACTGGCCGCGCTGCGTGGCTCGACGGGCGACAGCAGCGACGACCTCCGCGCCCGGTTGCACGGGGTCCTCGACGCGCTCGGCCCTCTCCGGCAGTTGGCGGGCGAGCTCGGGCTGTCGGACGCCCGCGGGGAGCTGCACATGCAGTCGGATCCCCACAGCTGGCTCATCCGCTGA
- a CDS encoding MerR family transcriptional regulator has product MDYRVDELAEAAGISVQLVRSYQSKGLLRPPHHEGRIALYDGRHLERLREINELKRRGYSLRVIGQLLESGLPRAEPTDAEVAEIVDEETFDLRELADRTGVPTPMLRSLEASGLIRSRRLNTESRYTHADVKAVSIILTLVGGGLPLEDLMKVARIQLDAAEDVAEGCVQLFMSHVRVPMQRMGLSQREQADRLVAALRLMLHSSAALLAYNFQRMVLNAAQEELNGLGTRSERSALQREILRRLELDVLAQ; this is encoded by the coding sequence ATGGACTACCGCGTCGATGAGCTCGCCGAAGCCGCCGGCATCAGCGTCCAGCTCGTCCGCTCCTACCAGTCGAAAGGACTGCTCAGGCCGCCTCATCACGAGGGTCGGATCGCCCTCTACGACGGGCGGCATCTCGAGCGCCTCCGCGAGATCAATGAGCTCAAGCGGCGCGGCTACTCCCTCCGCGTGATCGGACAGCTGCTGGAGTCGGGTCTGCCGCGAGCCGAGCCGACCGACGCCGAGGTCGCCGAGATCGTCGACGAGGAGACGTTCGACCTGCGCGAGCTCGCCGACCGCACCGGCGTGCCCACTCCGATGCTGCGCTCGCTCGAGGCCTCGGGCCTGATCCGATCCCGTCGTCTCAACACCGAGAGTCGCTACACCCACGCTGACGTCAAGGCAGTGTCGATCATCCTCACACTCGTTGGCGGGGGGCTGCCTCTCGAAGACCTGATGAAGGTCGCCCGCATCCAGCTCGACGCGGCCGAGGACGTCGCCGAGGGATGCGTCCAGCTCTTCATGTCCCACGTGCGCGTCCCGATGCAGCGGATGGGACTGTCCCAACGAGAGCAGGCGGATCGTCTCGTCGCCGCACTCCGCCTGATGCTGCACAGCTCGGCGGCGCTGCTCGCCTACAACTTCCAGCGCATGGTGCTGAACGCAGCTCAGGAAGAGCTCAACGGGCTCGGCACGCGCAGCGAGCGGTCAGCCCTCCAGCGCGAGATCCTCCGACGCCTGGAGCTCGACGTCCTCGCTCAGTGA
- a CDS encoding nitroreductase/quinone reductase family protein produces the protein MSERVQQAGWNACVVVNDERGVMGLLRADQLAGDPMQSVEHAMRPGPSTFRPNVAITEMADYMAKHTLESSPVTTSDGRLVGLLVRTDAERAALELKPPDATAADERSSVMADAQPHYREPGWFTRNVFNRAVRALTSAGISVLGSRVLEVRGRRSGQPQRIPVNLLTLDGGSYLVSARGEGHWVRNVRAADGQLDLLVGRRREHWQARELSGDDKVPVLRAYLRRWKSEVGVFFEGVGPDSSDEEIRGIAHKHPAFALTRRPDQ, from the coding sequence GTGAGCGAGCGCGTCCAGCAGGCCGGGTGGAACGCCTGCGTGGTCGTGAACGACGAGCGGGGCGTCATGGGCCTGCTGCGAGCCGACCAGCTCGCGGGCGACCCGATGCAGTCGGTCGAGCACGCCATGCGGCCGGGGCCGAGCACCTTCCGACCGAACGTCGCCATCACCGAGATGGCCGACTACATGGCCAAGCACACGCTGGAGAGCTCACCCGTGACCACTTCCGACGGTCGGCTGGTCGGCCTCCTCGTGCGCACCGATGCCGAGCGGGCAGCGCTCGAGCTGAAACCACCAGACGCCACGGCGGCTGACGAGAGGAGCAGCGTCATGGCGGACGCCCAGCCCCACTACCGCGAGCCGGGTTGGTTCACCCGCAACGTCTTCAACCGAGCCGTCCGCGCCCTTACCAGCGCCGGGATCAGCGTGCTGGGGAGCCGCGTCCTCGAGGTGCGGGGGCGCCGGAGCGGCCAACCGCAGCGGATCCCCGTCAACCTGCTGACGCTCGACGGTGGCTCCTACCTCGTCTCGGCTCGGGGCGAGGGTCACTGGGTCCGCAACGTCCGGGCGGCCGACGGCCAGCTCGACCTGCTGGTCGGTCGTCGGCGCGAGCACTGGCAGGCGCGCGAGCTCTCCGGCGACGACAAGGTCCCCGTGCTGCGGGCCTACCTTCGCCGCTGGAAGTCAGAAGTCGGAGTGTTCTTCGAAGGAGTCGGTCCCGACTCGAGTGACGAGGAGATCCGTGGGATCGCCCACAAGCATCCCGCGTTCGCCCTGACGAGACGGCCCGATCAGTGA